The Pseudomonadota bacterium DNA segment TTCTTCCTTAAGCCGGTCATAGACCGGCGAGGTCCTGAGCGGCCGACCCGCCGGGCGTTCCTCGGCCGGGAAGGCGATGGCGAAGCGCATGCCGTAGTTCTCGGCCGACTTGATGAGGGTGTAGCTCTTGGTTGCCCAGTCACCGAAGCGCGCGACGTCCATCGGGAAGAGGTCGAGCGGCGGGCTGCCCTCGACGATCCATTCGGCAAGCGCCCAGCCGACGCCGGCGCTCTCCGAGAAACCGGGGATCATGCCGCAGGCGACGAAGTGGTTTCTGAGCCCCGGCATCGGCCCGATCAGGACCGTGCTGTCCGGCGAGTACATCATCGGCCCGTTGACCACCCGCTTGATGCCGGCATTGGCGAAGCACGGCACCAGTGAGATTGCCGCTTCCATGTTCGGCATCATGCGTTCCATGTCGTCGGGCAGGAGCTCCTGGCCGAAATCCATCGGCGTGCCGTCGACCGACCAATGACGGCCATGGCGCTCGTAGGCGCCGAGCAACAGGCCGTCGCGTTCCTGGCGCAGGTAGAACTCGCCGTCCTGGTCGCGGGTCAGTGGGATTTCGAAGCCCAAATCCGCGAGTTCCGGCACGGTCTCGGTCACCACATATTGGTGCTCCATCGGCACCAGCGGCAGGCGATAGCCGGCCATGGCGGCGACTTCGCGGGCCCACAGGCCGGCGACATTGATGACGACCTCCGCATGCACCGTGCCCTTGGGCGTCGAAACATCCCACGTACCGTCGGCGCGCTGACTCAAGGCTTCGACCGGGCACTGGCGTTCGATCGTCGCGCCGCCCATGCGCGCGCCCTTGGCGAAGGCGTGGGTCACGCCGCTGGGATCGACATGGCCGTCATCGGGGCCGTACATGCCGCCCAGGACCCGTTCGGTATCGACCAGCGGATTGATCTTCTTGATCTCCTCGACGCCGACCATCTCCAGATCGACGCCCAGATAGCGGGCGCGGGCGCGCTGCACCTTCAACTCGTCCAGACGGTCCTGACTGGTCGCCAGATAAATGCCGCCGCAGCGGTGTAGGCCGACCGATTGTTCGGTCTCCTCCTCCAGCTTGCTGTAAAGCTTCAGCGTGTAGTCATGCAGCCGCGCGATGCTGGCATTGCCGTGCATGGCGTGAATGTTGGCGGCGGCATGCCAGGTCGAACCGGCGGTCAGCTCGGCGCGCTCCAGAAGCATGATGTCCGACCAGCCAAGCTTGGTGAGGTGATAGAGGATACTGCATCCAAGAACGCCGCCGCCGATGACAACGGCTTGGGTTTCGGTTTTCATGGGGTGAGGGGGCTCTTGTTGGTTTGTCCGCGCCATGCTGCCGCAGTCGCGGGCCCAGGCATAGCCCAAAGCCGCCGTCATGCGCCCAAACGCGCCAAAGAGCCCGAGCCCGCCAAAGAGCCCGGGCCCGCCAAAGAGCCCGGGCCCGCCAAAGAGATTTCCTCTGGGGCCGGATCTGCTCTAAAGCTGGTGGGTCGATCCCATCCACCTGTTCCCCTGTGATGCCTGATAAGCCGCACGCGACAGCCAGTGAGGATGCACCGCCGACGGCGCCGAGACCGGCGCGGCGTCCGCTGCTGATCATCCTGATTCTGGTCGCGGCCATGGGCCCGCTGGCGTTGCAGATCCTGGTGCCCTCCATGCCCGGG contains these protein-coding regions:
- a CDS encoding FAD-dependent oxidoreductase, coding for MKTETQAVVIGGGVLGCSILYHLTKLGWSDIMLLERAELTAGSTWHAAANIHAMHGNASIARLHDYTLKLYSKLEEETEQSVGLHRCGGIYLATSQDRLDELKVQRARARYLGVDLEMVGVEEIKKINPLVDTERVLGGMYGPDDGHVDPSGVTHAFAKGARMGGATIERQCPVEALSQRADGTWDVSTPKGTVHAEVVINVAGLWAREVAAMAGYRLPLVPMEHQYVVTETVPELADLGFEIPLTRDQDGEFYLRQERDGLLLGAYERHGRHWSVDGTPMDFGQELLPDDMERMMPNMEAAISLVPCFANAGIKRVVNGPMMYSPDSTVLIGPMPGLRNHFVACGMIPGFSESAGVGWALAEWIVEGSPPLDLFPMDVARFGDWATKSYTLIKSAENYGMRFAIAFPAEERPAGRPLRTSPVYDRLKEEGAVFGSAYGFERPLWFAKDGVEGRDILSFRRPNWFEPVGEECRALRAGVGMLEISTFAKYLVEGPGAEAFLDRVLACRIPQKIGRMVLAPMLNAKGGIIGDFTLTRLGPESFYVVGGGTAERFHRRWWDEHMPPSGVTIRSETTERAGLAIAGPYSRELLAAVTRADVSSDAMPFMTARDMDVGMAPCRVMRVSFTGDLGYELHMPAEYQMHVYDTLRKAGADMGLSLAGGRALDSLRLEKSYGRWGMEFTADTTPFEAGLDRFVKLDKGDFIGRDGLIARHNQGLRWKLVTMTVDADDADCWANEPVLLNGDVAGVVSSGGYGHVVDKSIALAYLNPDIDVTADGFAIEILGDMRPARVETEPLFDPANERLRG